One genomic segment of Scylla paramamosain isolate STU-SP2022 chromosome 9, ASM3559412v1, whole genome shotgun sequence includes these proteins:
- the LOC135103448 gene encoding uncharacterized protein LOC135103448, with protein MIVTARGILAATLILLLFIFLHLLPHYRGVERGGNAPQRYKLGGGWSPPKCFIKPLSNLTELRHYFSKSEAPCTNLKAFAAAPPASSGDRKLMCLDPYYNIRPGSCLVLSFGVGQSWHFEDEVAEFGCEVVAFDPTNGLKDHKRGDKISFYSVGISNFRGSKLLGMMRYGKKTVGAVDRYENLLARAGLQGRVVDYLKLDVELSELEFFQDMFFNTPHLLAGVKQIAMEVHHDDEGDVDLGPASVYQLFWTYYQLLRCHGFRLILTYNHNSRRKWTEVLWGRKGAW; from the exons ATGATCGTGACAGCGCGGGGAATTCTTGCCGCCACCCTCATCCTCctgcttttcatcttcctccacctcctgccgcACTACAG AGGCGTAGAGCGAGGAGGGAACGCGCCACAACGCTATAAACTAG ggggCGGCTGGAGTCCTCCCAAATGTTTCATCAAGCCGCTGTCCAACCTGACGGAGCTGCGTCATTACTTCTCGAAATCCGAAGCTCCGTGTACTAACCTG AAAGCGTTCGCGGCAGCCCCTCCAGCGTCCTCGGGAGACAGAAAGCTGATGTGCCTGGACCCTTACTACAACATTCGCCCTGGGAGCTGCCTCGTGCTGTCCTTCGGTGTGGGTCAGAGTTGGCACTTCGAAGACGAGGTGGCGGAGTTCGGGTGTGAG GTGGTGGCTTTCGATCCAACGAATGGATTAAAGGACCACAAAAGAGGCGACAAGATCAGTTTTTACAGCGTCGGGATCAGCAACTTCAGGGGCAGCAAACTCCTGGGCATGATGCGATACGGAAAGAAGACG GTGGGCGCCGTGGACCGCTACGAGAATCTGCTGGCGCGTGCTGGCCTGCAGGGGCGTGTGGTGGACTACCTCAAACTGGACGTGGAACTCTCCGAACTCGAATTTTTCCAGGACATGTTCTTCAACACCCCTCACCTGCTGGCCGGCGTGAAGCAAATCGCCATGGAGGTGCACCACGACGACGAGGGAG acgtGGATCTGGGACCGGCCAGCGTGTACCAGCTGTTCTGGACTTACTACCAGCTGCTGCGGTGCCACGGGTTCAGACTCATCCTTACGTACAACCACAACTCCAGGCGGAAGTGGACGGAGGTGCTGTGGGGTCGAAAGGGGGCGTGGTGA